CGCAGATTCTTTGGACGTGCCCGCTAACTTCCGAAAAATTTCAGCTTGTTCTGCGGTGGGCCGGGAAAGTCGCTGATGGCGGGGCCGCTGCCTTTCAGCAGTTCCCGCGCCGCCCGCACGCCCTGATCGATGGCGCTATGGGCATACGCATACGCGCCCGCGTCGCTGTTGGCAATCGCAATGCGGCCCCAGCCTTTTCTGGACGCCTGAATCGGCAGCGGGCCGCCGGGCCAGTAGGTGTCGCCGGGGCGCATGTATTCGTAGGCGTAGCCGTGCGCCCAGCGGTTGACTGTGATGGCGGCGATGTCGCGGACCGGATCGAAGCCCCCGCCGCTCAGCGCGCCGCCCAGCAGGTTGCGGGCCTGGCGCTCGTAGTCGGCAAAACTCAGGCCCAGCAGTTCGGCCCGCCCGGTATTGAACTGCTCGCGGGCGCTGTCGCCCACCCTGCCGACGGGAATGCGCCGCAGATGCAGAATCACCGGATCGCTGGTTTTCTGGGCGAAGTGGTAGCCGCCCATACTGACCGGAAAGTCGAGGTCGGCCCCGAGCCAGAAATGCCCCGGCGAGGTGATGGCCGAGAGTTTCAGCCGCTCGAAGGCCGCCCAGTTCTTCAGCACCACATTGGTGTACACCAGCGGAATCTTGACCTGATCGCGCAGCGCCGCCGTCTGGGGTGCGCCGAGTTCGTTGGTCAGATACGGAATGACGCGGTGCCAGCACGCCAGCACCACCTGACCCGCCACCACGCTGTGCATGCCGCCCGCCCCCGCATACACCACCTCCACCTGAGACGCGGTGTGCGGGTCGCCCAGGTGCCGCACATGCACGGCGGTGCTGTTCAGGCGAATACGGACGGGGTGGCCCTTCACGTCGAGTTGGCCGTAATCGAGCCTGCCCAGCACCAGCGATTCCATCGTGTGCCCGCTCATCGTCTGCGGAATCAGGTTTCTGACCAGGGCGCGGGCTACCGAGGCGTTGCCGTCGGGGAAATGATAGATGTAGTCGTCGGGGTCGGTCTGGAGCAGCCGCGAACTCGGACTCATGACGCGGTCTACGGCGTCGCCCAGATGCATTCCGTCAAAGCCGGGGTTGCCGTTGGCCCAGGCATCCAGAGCACTCACCACGTCGATGCCGCCGCCGTAGTACTCGCGGGTGCTGTCCTGAAAATACGTCACGAGCTGGGGATCGACCTTTGCGATGTCGAGCAGAAACTCGCGGTAGGTCGCTTTTGCCAGCCGCTCGCGTTTCTGCCCGGCGCTCAGGCCTTTCAGATAGTCGCGGGGAGCGTCGGTCAGTTCGATCAGGTCGCGCTTGGCCTGCGGATTCAGCGGCGTTTGGTTCACCCAGTCGGCGGCTTTGTCGGCCTCGCGCACGGTGGCGGCGTGCCCGTACACCTCTTTCGGAAAATAGATGCCCGCTCCCAGCCCGCGTTTGTCGTACCAAGCACCGTCGTAGTAGCCCTCGAATTTCTGGGCTTCGATGCCCACGCTGTGCAGCATGGCGTTCACTGCCGGGCTGAAATAGCTGGGCGTCTGAAGCGACTGCGAGCCGCCGTACCCGATCAGCAGTTTGCCGCCCACCTGAAATTCGTTGCGGTGCGCGTGCCCGCCTACGTCTGCCAGCGGGTCGAGCAGCAGGATGCGGGCCTTTGGGTTCAGGCGGCGATACTCGTGCGCCGCTGCCAGCCCACTGATACCCGCCCCGACCACCACCAGATCGAAGCTCTCCCCGGTGCTCTGGCCGGTCATCGCCTTCAACGTGCCGTCACGAACTGCGTGCATCACGGCGTTGGCCCGGTCGGTCTGACCGCTTAGGCCCCCGGCAGCGGGCGGATAGGCGGCTGAAGCCGGAGTCTGGACCGCCCTCGCCCACGGCATCGCACTCTGCACGGCGACAGCGGCAGCGGTCAGCGCCAGT
This genomic stretch from Deinococcus ruber harbors:
- a CDS encoding NAD(P)-binding protein, encoding MDDAPLPPSPELSAEDRALGMDQKIDRRDFMNGLALTAAAVAVQSAMPWARAVQTPASAAYPPAAGGLSGQTDRANAVMHAVRDGTLKAMTGQSTGESFDLVVVGAGISGLAAAHEYRRLNPKARILLLDPLADVGGHAHRNEFQVGGKLLIGYGGSQSLQTPSYFSPAVNAMLHSVGIEAQKFEGYYDGAWYDKRGLGAGIYFPKEVYGHAATVREADKAADWVNQTPLNPQAKRDLIELTDAPRDYLKGLSAGQKRERLAKATYREFLLDIAKVDPQLVTYFQDSTREYYGGGIDVVSALDAWANGNPGFDGMHLGDAVDRVMSPSSRLLQTDPDDYIYHFPDGNASVARALVRNLIPQTMSGHTMESLVLGRLDYGQLDVKGHPVRIRLNSTAVHVRHLGDPHTASQVEVVYAGAGGMHSVVAGQVVLACWHRVIPYLTNELGAPQTAALRDQVKIPLVYTNVVLKNWAAFERLKLSAITSPGHFWLGADLDFPVSMGGYHFAQKTSDPVILHLRRIPVGRVGDSAREQFNTGRAELLGLSFADYERQARNLLGGALSGGGFDPVRDIAAITVNRWAHGYAYEYMRPGDTYWPGGPLPIQASRKGWGRIAIANSDAGAYAYAHSAIDQGVRAARELLKGSGPAISDFPGPPQNKLKFFGS